Genomic window (Tolypothrix sp. NIES-4075):
GACAGAAACCTTGCTAGAGGTCCAAAAACCACCACCTGGATTTGGAACCTGCACGCGCTCGCCCACGACTTTGATACACATACCAGCGATTTAGAAGACATATCCCGCAAAATATTTGCAGCACACTTCGGGCACTTATCCGTAGTGTTCATCTGGTTGAGCGGGATGATATTCCACGGCGCGAAGTTTTCGAACTACGAAGCCTGGTTAAGCGACCCCTTGAACATTAAGCCAAGTGCTCAGGTCGTTTGGCCCATTGTGGGACAAGATATTTTGAATGGTGATGTCGGTGGTGGCTTCCACGGTATCCAAATCACCTCAGGCTTGTTTCAAATCTGGCGTGGCTGGGGTATTACAAACTCCTTCCAGCTATACTGCACTGCCATTGGCGGCTTAGTGATGGCAGCGTTAATGCTGTTTGCTGGCTGGTTCCACTACCACAAGCGCGCTCCCAAACTGGAATGGTTCCAGAATGTCGAGTCGATGCTGAATCACCACTTAGCAGTATTGCTGGGTTGCGGTTCTTTGGGATGGGCAGGTCACATCATCCACGTATCCGCTCCGATTAATAAGCTTTTGGATGCAGGTGTGTCGATTAAAGACGTACCTTTGCCCCACGAGTTCATCCTGAACAAAGACTTATTAATCGAGTTGTTCCCCAGCTTTGCCAATGGGTTGACACCGTTCTGGACGTTGAACTGGGGTCAGTATGCTGACTTCCTGACTTTCAAAGGCGGTCTGAACCCAGTTACTGGCGGCTTGTGGATGACAGATATTGCTCATCACCATTTAGCGATCGCTGTCGTCTTCCTGATTGCTGGTCACCAATACCGCACCAACTGGGGTATCGGTCACAGCATGAGAGAGATCCTCGAAAACCACAAAGGTCCCTTCACAGGCGATGGTCACAGAGGTCTCTACGAAAATATGACCACATCGTGGCACGCTCAGTTAGGAACAAACCTCGCAATGCTGGGTTCCCTAACGATCATCGTGGCACACCACATGTACGCGATGCCACCGTATCCGTACTTGGCAACCGACTACGCGACACAGTTGTGTATCTTCACTCACCACATGTGGATTGGAGCCTTCTGTATCGTAGGCGGTGCGGCTCACGCTACTATATTTATGGTGCGGGATTACGATCCTGTAGTGAACCGAAACAACGTGCTGGATCGGGTGATTCGTCACCGAGATGCAATCATCTCTCACCTCAACTGGGTTTGTATGTTCCTCGGCTTCCATAGCTTTGGATTGTACATTCACAATGACACGATGCGTGCCTTGGGTCGTCCCCAAGACATGTTCTCAGATACAGCAATTCAATTACAGCCAGTATTTGCTCAGTGGGTACAAAACATACACACATTAGCACCTGGCGGTACCGCTCCCAATGCTCTAGAACCTGTAAGCTATGCTTTCGGTGGCGGAATTTTGGCTGTAGGCGGTAAAGTGGCAATGATGCCGATAGCGTTGGGTACGGCGGACTTCATGATCCACCACATTCACGCATTCCAAATTCATGTCACAGTCCTGATTCTGTTAAAAGGATTTCTGTTTGCTCGCGGTTCTCGTCTGATTCCAGACAAAGCAAACCTCGGCTTCCGTTTTCCTTGCGATGGTCCTGGTCGTGGCGGTACTTGTCAGGTATCCGGTTGGGATCACGTATTCCTCGGTTTATTCTGGATGTACAACACCATTTCGATCGCAATTTTCCACTTTAGTTGGAAAATGCAATCAGATGTCTGGGGTACGGTAGACAGTGATGGAGTAGTGTCTCACCTGACTGGTGGTAACTTCGCCGAAAGTGCCATCACAATCAACGGCTGGTTGCGTGATTTCTTGTGGGCACAAGCTGTACAAGTGATCAACTCTTACGGCAGTGCGCTGTCAGCTTATGGTCTACTTTTCTTAGGCGGTCACTTTGTTTGGGCATTTAGCTTGATGTTCTTGTTCAGCGGTCGCGGCTACTGGCAAGAACTGATTGAGTCCATCGTTTGGGCGCATAATAAATTGAAGGTAGCACCATCAATTCAGCCTCGCGCTTTGAGTATTATTCAAGGTCGTGCTGTTGGGGTGGCTCACTATCTCTTAGGAGGAATTGTTACCACCTGGGCATTCTTCCACGCACACATACTTACACTAGGCTAGAAATTGGCAGAATTTTGGATTTTGGATTTTAGATTCAATCCAAAATCCAAAATCTAAAATCTAAAATTTCGCCGATAGCTGATGGCTAAAGGTCAGAGGATTTATCACACCTATGGCAACAAAATTTCCAAAATTTAGCCAGGATCTCGCGCAAGACCCGACTACACGTCGGCTCTGGTATGCGATGGCTATGGGAAATGATTTTGAAAGCCACGATGGCATGACAGAAGAAAATCTTTACCAAAGGATTTTCGCTACACACTTCGGTCATGTGGCAATCATCTTCCTATGGGCTTCGAGCCTTTTATTTCAC
Coding sequences:
- the psaA gene encoding photosystem I core protein PsaA, giving the protein MTISPPEREEKKARVIVDNDPVPTSFERWATPGHFDRNLARGPKTTTWIWNLHALAHDFDTHTSDLEDISRKIFAAHFGHLSVVFIWLSGMIFHGAKFSNYEAWLSDPLNIKPSAQVVWPIVGQDILNGDVGGGFHGIQITSGLFQIWRGWGITNSFQLYCTAIGGLVMAALMLFAGWFHYHKRAPKLEWFQNVESMLNHHLAVLLGCGSLGWAGHIIHVSAPINKLLDAGVSIKDVPLPHEFILNKDLLIELFPSFANGLTPFWTLNWGQYADFLTFKGGLNPVTGGLWMTDIAHHHLAIAVVFLIAGHQYRTNWGIGHSMREILENHKGPFTGDGHRGLYENMTTSWHAQLGTNLAMLGSLTIIVAHHMYAMPPYPYLATDYATQLCIFTHHMWIGAFCIVGGAAHATIFMVRDYDPVVNRNNVLDRVIRHRDAIISHLNWVCMFLGFHSFGLYIHNDTMRALGRPQDMFSDTAIQLQPVFAQWVQNIHTLAPGGTAPNALEPVSYAFGGGILAVGGKVAMMPIALGTADFMIHHIHAFQIHVTVLILLKGFLFARGSRLIPDKANLGFRFPCDGPGRGGTCQVSGWDHVFLGLFWMYNTISIAIFHFSWKMQSDVWGTVDSDGVVSHLTGGNFAESAITINGWLRDFLWAQAVQVINSYGSALSAYGLLFLGGHFVWAFSLMFLFSGRGYWQELIESIVWAHNKLKVAPSIQPRALSIIQGRAVGVAHYLLGGIVTTWAFFHAHILTLG